In one window of Temnothorax longispinosus isolate EJ_2023e chromosome 11, Tlon_JGU_v1, whole genome shotgun sequence DNA:
- the Gb gene encoding Y+L amino acid transporter 2, whose translation MVKEASGESAREIQLINSDDEGFIRSPSDNQQKPMAKVQMKKQLGLLEGVAIILGIIFGSGIFISPKGVIQEVGSVGLSLIIWVLCGLLSMIGALCYAELGTSIPRSGGDYAYIHEAFGALPSFLYLWAANLIFVPTTNAIMGLTFAQYVVQPFFPNCTTPDDGVRLIAALSICLLTFINCYDVKETSKMQNIFMFAKIGALVIIIIAGLVWLCLGHRENFKNSFENTNTDPGKIAVAFYSGIFSYSGWNYLNFMTEELKNPYVNLPRAIYISLPLVTLIYVMANVAYLTVLTPTAMLASNAIAVTFGNQLLGYMAWIIPLMVAVSAFGGLSVHIMTSSRMCFVGARNGHFPSMLSHINMSRLTPTPALIFLCILSLVMLCTGDIFVLITYCSIVESFFIMLSVAGVLWLRYKRPDMERPIKVPLWIPIVFVALCAFLVVVPCYERPYEVGMGILITVSGIPAYFFGVAWKRKPLWFQKINIKATYAVQKLFLSAREELEID comes from the exons ATGGTGAAAGAAGCATCAGGTGAATCTGCAAGAGAGATACAACTAATAAATTCAGATGACGAGGGATTCATTCGCTCGCCATCTGATAATCAGCAAAAACCAATGGCCAAGGTACAAATGAAAAAGCAATTAGGCCTTTTGGAAGGAGTCGCTATTATATTGGGAATTATATTTGGCTCAG GCATTTTTATCTCGCCGAAGGGAGTAATACAGGAAGTGGGTAGTGTAGGATTATCTCTGATTATATGGGTGCTATGTGGTCTGCTCTCTATGATAGGTGCTTTGTGTTATGCGGAGTTAGGTACTAGCATACCTCGCAGCGGAGGAGATTATGCTTATATTCACGAAGCCTTTGGAGCATTGCcttcatttttgtatttatgggctgctaatttaatttttgt ACCTACGACAAATGCTATCATGGGACTAACGTTTGCTCAGTACGTCGTACAACCATTTTTTCCTAATTGCACCACTCCAGATGACGGTGTGCGACTAATCGCTGCGCTGAGCATAT GCTTACTCACTTTCATCAATTGCTACGATGTAAAAGAGACGTCAaagatgcaaaatatatttatgtttgctAAAATTGGAGCATTggtgattattattatagctgGATTAGTCTGGCTTTGCTTAG GGCACAGGGAAAACTTCAAGAACAGTTTTGAAAACACGAATACCGATCCTGGCAAAATCGCTGTAGCCTTTTACTCTGGCATATTTTCTTACTCGGGAtggaattatttgaattttatgacGGAAGAACTAAAAAATCCTTATGT AAATTTACCACGTGCCATTTACATATCACTGCCGTTGGTCACcttaatatatgttatggCAAATGTCGCTTATCTGACCGTTTTAACTCCGACTGCTATGCTTGCTTCCAACGCCATCGCTGTG acTTTCGGTAATCAACTTCTCGGATATATGGCCTGGATAATACCTTTAATGGTAGCTGTGTCCGCTTTCGGAGGGTTGAGCGTTCACATTATGACGTCATCCAGAATGTGCTTTGTTGGCGCCAGGAACGGCCACTTCCCCTCTATGCTGAGCCACATCAACATGTCCAGGCTCACACCTACGCCTGCCTTAATATTTCTG TGTATTCTGTCTCTCGTAATGTTGTGCACAGGTGATATATTTGTACTGATCACATACTGCAGTATAGTAGAGTCTTTCTTCATCATGCTCTCCGTAGCTGGAGTTTTATGGCTGCGTTATAAAAGACCTGATATGGAACGACCGATCAAG GTACCATTATGGATACCTATAGTGTTTGTAGCGTTATGCGCTTTTCTGGTTGTTGTACCATGCTACGAAAGACCATACGAAGTCGGTATGGGCATTCTGATCACCGTGTCTGGCATACCCGCGTATTTCTTCGGTGTTGCTTGGAAAAGGAAACCTTTGTGGTTCCAGAAAATTAACA TTAAAGCTACTTACGCTGTACAGAAGTTATTTCTGTCTGCAAGGGAAGAACTCGAAATCGATTAA